CCGCAGTATTACGCTGCAGCCCTTCACTCTTGTGGGTGCAACGACTCAGATCGGGGCGCTGACTTCGCCACTGCGCGATCGCTTTGGTTTGGTGCAACGACTGCGTTTCTACGAAGTTGAGGCCTTGACTGATATTGTGCAGCGCACGGCTCGCCTGCTGAATACGCCGATTGATCAGGCCGGAGCTGAGGAAATTGCCAAACGATCGCGGGGCACGCCGCGGATTGCCAATCGCCTGTTGCGACGGGTGCGCGACTATGCGGCTGTCAAGGCACCGGGACCGATCACAGGGGCGATCGCAGCGACGGCCTTGGAGCTCTACAACGTCGATCCCTGCGGGCTGGATTGGACTGATCGCCGCCTCTTGTCCCACTTGATCGAGAACTTCGGTGGCGGTCCGGTCGGGCTGGAAACACTTGCGGCGGCTACCGGCGAGGATGCCCAGACGGTTGAGGAAGTCTACGAACCTTATCTACTCCAGATTGGCTACCTCCAACGCACCCCCCGCGGACGGGTGGCCACTCCGGCAGCTTGGCGACATCTGGGCTACGAGCCGCCGCAAGCAGGCGGTCAACTGACTTTGCGGGAAGTCATGACTGAGCCAGAAGCCTGACAGACGGCTGCAACCGCTCCCGTGAATTTAAGTTGCGCTTGGGGATCAGTCTGCCTTGACTGCGTCACACTGAAGGTAGAAATCTCCCACCAGGTCCTACACCAAGGACAAAGGGGAGTCCCCCGTCGGATGGCAGCGCGAACCAGGCGGGGGAGTTTTTTTATTTGTTGCTAATCCTGACTGCCGGAGAGGCGATCGCCCCTCCGTTCTGATCACCTAGGGCATCGTCACAAACTCTTCGGCTGAGGTGGGATGTAGGGCCATCGTGGCGTCAAAGTCTGCCTTTGTCGCGCCCATCGTGACCGCGATCGCGACACTCTGCATAATCTCAGCCGCGTCCTTGCCAACCATGTGCGCCCCAAGGACGCGATCGCTCTCCGTCTCAACCACCAGCTTCATCAACACCCGTTCCTCTGCTTGGGGCAGGGTGTAGAACATCGGTCGGAAGCGACTGCGATAAACGCGAATGCGATCCTCGCCGTACTCCGCTTTGGCGGCCTCTTCACTCAGCCCGACACTGCATGCTTCTGGTTGACTGAAGACTGCTGAGGCAATGTTTTCGTAGGAAATCTGGCGGGGCTTTTGGCCAAATTCCGTATCTGCAAAAGCGCGACCTTCGGCGATCGCCACAGGGGTGAGATTGACGCGATCGGTGCAGTCACCCACGGCAAAGATATGTGGTTGGTTAGTGCGACTCCAGCCATCGACAGCAATCCGGCGACCCTCGATCGCCACACCCGCCGCATCGAGATTTAACCCTTCCAGCCACGGTTCACGGCCAGTAGCCATCAGCACTTGATCCACTGTTTGCTGGCTGCCATCGCTGTAGCTCAGTTGCAAGCCAGTTTCAGTCTTGTCGATCCGCTCAACCGTGACGCCTGTACGGAACTGAATACCGTGCTGACTCATGCCGGTTTGCACAGCTTCCTGCAGTTCCTGATCAAAGCCATGCAAAATGCGATCGCGGCGAATAATTTGGGTGACTTCTGAGCCAAGACCGCGCAGAATCCCGGCAAACTCACAGCCAATGTAGCCGCCACCAATCACCGCAAAGCGTTGCGGCTGCTCGGGCAGATGGAACATCTCTCGTGAGGTAATCGCCAGCTCACCGCCCGGAATCGCCAGTTTGATGGGGCGTCCCCCGACTGCAATCAGAATTTTTGCCGCCGTCACTTGGTGATCGCCCACTTGCACGCGGTGCTCATCCAAGAACTGGGCATGACCGAGCAACAGCTCCACACCTGCTTTTTCCAGCAAGCTGATGTGTAGCCGACTGAGGCGGTTCACTTCCGCATCGACTGCTGCAATCAATTTGGGCCAGGAGAACTGAGGCTGGACGGCTGACCAACCGTAGGCTTCGGCGTAGTGATACTGGCTGGCAAAGCTCGAGGCATAGACCATCAACTTCTTAGGCACGCAGCCGCGAATCACGCAGGTGCCACCGACGAGGTCGGTCTCTGCGATCGCAACTTTGGCACCATAGCTGGCAGCTCGTTTTGAGGCCGCCAACCCACCAGAACCGGCACCAATAACCAAGAGGTCGTAGTCAAAACTCATGCTGCAAAGCCCTGTTTGGCCCGAACAAAAAATGAGGGCAGCCGCGCTGGAGGTTCAAGAGCAGCTACCCTTTGCTAATCCGCTACGCGATTCGCGGTTTACTTCTTCAAGTCCCGCGCCATCTGACGGAACATATCCAAATCACCAGTCGAACGACGACGGCTGCTAGTTTCGCTAGTCTCGGTTTGACCAGCAAATGTTTTAGTCGGCGCTTTATTGGCTTCTGCTTCCGCCGCAGCTTTGTTCAGAGCTTCCTGTTGGCGTTGCTCAGCTTGGGGGAGGCCTTCTGACGCTTCGACCACTTCAACCGACAGCGACGAGACTTTTTGAATGAGAACCCGCTCTTCAGGATTGCTCGCTGTTTTGGGGAAGGTGTGCTCAATCGTGGAGGCCGAACGGATGTAATCCAAGTTGCCTAAGCTCTTCGCTTCATCAGCATCAAGGTAAAAGCTCTCCGCTTTCTGCTTTGGCTGCTGTGCCTGTTCCGCTTTGGGCTTGCCTTGAAAAAGACCCCGAATAAATCCGGTCATGGATGAACACCCCAACAGTTACTAAATATGAAGATGCCGTCACCCCATTCTACGGGGAAGCTGCTAGAGCGTTAGACCCGCACTCACAATCAATATCTGGAACGATCGCTCACAGCCACGATCGCCCCTGGCTGAGCAGCAGTGTCGCTGAGATGAGAACCGAGCTAAAGGCGACTGAGCAGGCTACGACCGTGGGTATCGGTGCCACAGCTACTGAGGAGATTCAACTCGGCAGCCAAAGCCGCGACCGCTTGAGTTGGCTCCGGAGTGGCTTGCCAAGGCGTGGGGTTGCCGTAGGCATAGTAGGTTTCCACGCCATCAATGCCGTAGCGATGAGCGGCCAGAATCAACTCTTGGGGCGATCGCCGATAGCGCGCCGGGTGCGCCAAAACTGCCAGACCGCCCGCTCGCTGAATTGCCGTAATGACCGCTGGTGCTAAATGGGCATCACCTTGGGGGGGCCGCCCGATCAAGTAGGGGCGCATCGCCACGTGGTCAGCCTGAAATCCATAGGCGAGGATGTGAACCTCGGTCCCTTGGAGGTCGGCGTTAATTTCAGTGCCCACCCAGAGTTTGGGAAGGGGCGATCGCCCGCCACTGCGCCACTGATAGTCTTCTAGCCAAGCGCAAGCGGCTTCATAGCCTCGGATCCCGTGGTGGTCGGTGATCGCTAGGCCGCGCAATCCAATCGCGATCGCTTGCTCCATCACCTCTCGAGGCTGCAATTTCCCGTCGGAACAAGTGGTGTGGAGATGAAAATTGTAAGTCCGGGGGCAGCTTTCGGCTTCGATTCCTTGCAAGACAGACTGAACCTGAGCGGCGGCCGCCGTCAGATTGATGCGGTCAGCCGTTCGATTAGTCAGGGCTCGACCCATGGACGCAGCAAGGGAAATCGGTTAACGAATAGACCTTCATCCTAGTTTAACGAATGAGGGATTTGGGAATCGAGCCGCTGAGTGTGGGATGTATTGTTCTTGCTCAATCTCAAACATAAAGTGAGACTTCAACTATTCAGAGGCTATTCAGTCTTTCCCAAGCCGAGAGAAGACCGGAAGACCGTATGGGTAGGGTAGAACAATCATCACCCGAGCAAGGACAACTGACATCGTCTTTGACAGGCCGTCATTCTCGATAAATCTCGATTAAACCCACAAGCTAAAGAACGGTAGATCTATCTTTCTCTTGTCATAACGTCCTAACTTATTCGCCCTTCACCATATCCACAGCAATACTCTTTCTGTCGCACTGAGAGGTTCTGCGAGAAGGTTGGGAGCTTCCTGAGACCAGCTTTGCCAGGAGTCGGCTTCCAGTAAGTCGAAGCATGATGAGTGCGTCTCGCACACGTTTCCTCAGCAGTACCCCCACGAATAAAGGCGACGACCCCAGAAGAAGCCATCGCCAGCTATGTTCACCCGTCCAGTCCTCAAGCTTTACGCCGTCCTGGAGGTCGTCATCCGAACTATCCTCACCGTAGGAGTGCGATCGAGCTGCTGCCAAGGAATTGCAGGAATACTTCGCAGGGTTAACAGTAAGCACTACCGTCATCTACGGCTTCAGTGGATCTGAAAGGATTGCTGCCCCTGCCAGATTTCACCGGGTTCTAGGTGAGGCGGTTGCTGAACTGTTGCAGCCTCCACACAAAGAAACTGCCGTTCCATACCGGGTGCGAGATCAGAAATCTGAGCAGCACCCGCGACGCCAGGGTTCCAAACCACTGTTTCTGAAAAGCCCTCTTGGCTGATTTGGAGGTCTGGCCATGGCGGAGCCACGAGAGTCAGGAGCTGCGCTGGCGCGTCATACAAAGCATCGATCGCTGTCAGAAAGCCACGATCGCGATCTAATTCTTGAAAGCGATCGCCTGTGGTTTGCTCGGTACCCCAACGCCCTTGTAGCCCTTGTAATCGCACGGTGGATAAGTCAGGGACTGCCAAATAGCCATGCAGCGCCGCCGTAAACTGCCATGGTTGGCGATCGCAATTTTCAACACTGAGCTGTACCTGCAACTGTTGCGATCGCAATTGCAGCTTCAGGCGCAGCCGGAAGGCTACAGGCCAAATCTGTAAGGTTTCGGCAGAGTCTCGAAGTTCTAGCTCTGCATACCCCGCTGCTGCATCAAGTTGAAGCAAGGTCCAAGCACGATCGCGGGCAAAACCATGCTTAGGTAAAGAGCCACGATCCGAGAACTGAGGAAAGATGACCGGGATGCCACCACGAATAGCCTTGCCCAGACGATAAAGACTGCGATCGCTAAGAAAAAAACGTTCTTGACCTCCTGCGGGTTGCCACGACAACACTTGCCCGCCATAACGGCAGAAGCGAAGGCTGGCTCCCTCGGCTTTAAGCTGTAGCGGTTCGAAGGCATCGTCCATCATTCCGACTCCCACCCTATCAGTGGAGTAACCAAACCCCTGCTTAGAAATCAGATTGAAAATGACTGGAAAATCCTTGGGCTTGAGCAATCCCAGTAATCCGCAGACGGCGATCGAGATCTCCAGGATCAATCGAGACTTTCAGAGCCTCTTCAACACTGAGTCGACCTTGCTCAATCTCGATCAGGAGTGCCTCATTGAGAGTTTGCATGCCCTCAATCGTGTCGAGTTCCATCAAGCGATAGGCTTCCTCTAATTCGCCACGGTTGAGATAGTCCTGAATCGCCGGCGTATTGATCAAAACCTCTAAGATTGCCCTACGGCTACCAGTTTGGGGAGTGATCAGTTGTTGGGAAATCACTGCGACTAACAGCTCTAGGAACTGCTTGCGCGTGTCTGAGCTCTGCACCATGCCATCAAGACCAATCAAGCGATCGATCGTGCTGACTGTATTGCGAGCATGGAGTGTCCCCAAAACAAGGTGACCCGTTTGGGCAGCATAGATAGCTGTCTTGAGCGTTTTTTGATCTCGAATCTCACCCACAAGAATGACATCTGGATCAGCCCGTAACGCAGCCCGCAGTGCCGAGGCAAAATCATGGGCATGACGACCAATTTCACGTTGGGTAATCAAACAGCGAACAGGTTCAAAAACATACTCAATAGGGTCTTCGATAGTAATAATATGGCGAGCCATGGTTTGGTTCATTTCATTAACCATGGCTGCTAGGGTAGTTGACTTACCTGATCCTGTTGGTCCCGTGACTAAAATCAGTCCTTGTTTCCGTTGAACTAACCCCGAAAGCACAGATGGAAGTTGCAGCTCAAAGAGACTCGGAATCTGTAGAGGGATTAACCGTAGCGTAATCGCTGTACCATCCAGTGTTTGAAAGCAAACGACGCGACAACGAATCAGATTTGGATAAAAAAGCGCTTCATCAATTTCCTGCGTTTCTTGAAGACGAGTACGCTGGGCTGGCGTCAAGATTTCATTGAGCCAGCTATCCATATCACTCTCTGTGACAGCCGGTGCTTTTGGGAGCGGATACATTTGCTCGCGCAACCGAAAGTAGGGAGG
The sequence above is a segment of the Synechococcus elongatus PCC 11801 genome. Coding sequences within it:
- a CDS encoding PHP domain-containing protein, whose protein sequence is MGRALTNRTADRINLTAAAAQVQSVLQGIEAESCPRTYNFHLHTTCSDGKLQPREVMEQAIAIGLRGLAITDHHGIRGYEAACAWLEDYQWRSGGRSPLPKLWVGTEINADLQGTEVHILAYGFQADHVAMRPYLIGRPPQGDAHLAPAVITAIQRAGGLAVLAHPARYRRSPQELILAAHRYGIDGVETYYAYGNPTPWQATPEPTQAVAALAAELNLLSSCGTDTHGRSLLSRL
- the ruvB gene encoding Holliday junction branch migration DNA helicase RuvB, whose product is MAIVSSKSPDPAERRSPAKTPTPPTEAQASLVRPQAQANSEDSQRPEDHIRPQRLADYIGQPELKDVLGIAIAAAQSRQESLDHLLLYGPPGLGKTTMALVLATEMGVQCRITTAPALERPRDIVGLLVNLQPGDVLFIDEIHRLPKVTEEILYPAMEDFRLDITIGKGQSARTRSITLQPFTLVGATTQIGALTSPLRDRFGLVQRLRFYEVEALTDIVQRTARLLNTPIDQAGAEEIAKRSRGTPRIANRLLRRVRDYAAVKAPGPITGAIAATALELYNVDPCGLDWTDRRLLSHLIENFGGGPVGLETLAAATGEDAQTVEEVYEPYLLQIGYLQRTPRGRVATPAAWRHLGYEPPQAGGQLTLREVMTEPEA
- a CDS encoding type IV pilus twitching motility protein PilT; the encoded protein is MTAPTIEQLVRKACQVQASDIHLRVGHPPYFRLREQMYPLPKAPAVTESDMDSWLNEILTPAQRTRLQETQEIDEALFYPNLIRCRVVCFQTLDGTAITLRLIPLQIPSLFELQLPSVLSGLVQRKQGLILVTGPTGSGKSTTLAAMVNEMNQTMARHIITIEDPIEYVFEPVRCLITQREIGRHAHDFASALRAALRADPDVILVGEIRDQKTLKTAIYAAQTGHLVLGTLHARNTVSTIDRLIGLDGMVQSSDTRKQFLELLVAVISQQLITPQTGSRRAILEVLINTPAIQDYLNRGELEEAYRLMELDTIEGMQTLNEALLIEIEQGRLSVEEALKVSIDPGDLDRRLRITGIAQAQGFSSHFQSDF
- the gor gene encoding glutathione-disulfide reductase is translated as MSFDYDLLVIGAGSGGLAASKRAASYGAKVAIAETDLVGGTCVIRGCVPKKLMVYASSFASQYHYAEAYGWSAVQPQFSWPKLIAAVDAEVNRLSRLHISLLEKAGVELLLGHAQFLDEHRVQVGDHQVTAAKILIAVGGRPIKLAIPGGELAITSREMFHLPEQPQRFAVIGGGYIGCEFAGILRGLGSEVTQIIRRDRILHGFDQELQEAVQTGMSQHGIQFRTGVTVERIDKTETGLQLSYSDGSQQTVDQVLMATGREPWLEGLNLDAAGVAIEGRRIAVDGWSRTNQPHIFAVGDCTDRVNLTPVAIAEGRAFADTEFGQKPRQISYENIASAVFSQPEACSVGLSEEAAKAEYGEDRIRVYRSRFRPMFYTLPQAEERVLMKLVVETESDRVLGAHMVGKDAAEIMQSVAIAVTMGATKADFDATMALHPTSAEEFVTMP
- a CDS encoding D-hexose-6-phosphate mutarotase; the encoded protein is MMDDAFEPLQLKAEGASLRFCRYGGQVLSWQPAGGQERFFLSDRSLYRLGKAIRGGIPVIFPQFSDRGSLPKHGFARDRAWTLLQLDAAAGYAELELRDSAETLQIWPVAFRLRLKLQLRSQQLQVQLSVENCDRQPWQFTAALHGYLAVPDLSTVRLQGLQGRWGTEQTTGDRFQELDRDRGFLTAIDALYDAPAQLLTLVAPPWPDLQISQEGFSETVVWNPGVAGAAQISDLAPGMERQFLCVEAATVQQPPHLEPGEIWQGQQSFQIH